The following are encoded together in the Clostridium sp. BJN0013 genome:
- a CDS encoding DUF2225 domain-containing protein: protein MLDNTFSTSNTSENKSQLYDEDKQKLMLYNKKITCPVCSTVFNAKAIKKSSYRILKKDSDFFIRYLIINPYFYDVWVCDRCGYASIKSDFENLSDYDANIIRTEILPKWHSKHYPEVYNLNLAIQRYKLSLLNYDIIKVRSSKKAINLLKLAWMFRLKEDKKSELDYLNHALENFKNAYYNESFPICGMDRFTTMYLIGELCRRTDKEDESLIWFGQVITAPTASQKIKNMARDQKDLIKTNLDDTNSEDNLKDNKKQNIFSKFHK from the coding sequence ATGCTTGATAACACATTTTCAACTTCAAACACTTCAGAGAATAAAAGCCAACTATATGATGAAGATAAGCAAAAACTAATGCTTTATAATAAAAAAATAACTTGTCCCGTTTGTAGTACAGTATTTAATGCTAAGGCTATAAAAAAATCCTCATATAGAATATTAAAAAAAGACTCTGATTTTTTTATACGATATTTAATTATAAATCCATATTTTTATGATGTATGGGTATGTGATAGATGCGGTTATGCATCTATAAAAAGTGATTTTGAAAATTTAAGTGACTATGATGCAAATATAATAAGAACTGAAATTTTACCAAAATGGCATAGTAAACATTATCCTGAAGTATATAATCTAAATTTAGCAATACAAAGGTACAAACTATCTCTTTTAAATTATGATATCATCAAAGTCAGATCTAGCAAAAAAGCAATTAACCTGCTAAAACTAGCATGGATGTTCCGATTAAAAGAAGATAAAAAAAGTGAACTGGATTATTTAAATCATGCTCTGGAAAATTTCAAAAACGCCTACTATAATGAGAGTTTCCCTATATGCGGTATGGATAGATTTACTACTATGTACCTTATAGGTGAACTATGCAGACGTACTGATAAAGAAGACGAATCTTTAATATGGTTTGGACAAGTAATAACCGCTCCTACAGCATCACAAAAAATTAAAAATATGGCTCGTGATCAAAAAGATTTGATAAAAACCAATTTAGATGATACAAACTCTGAAGATAATTTAAAAGATAATAAAAAACAAAATATTTTTTCTAAATTTCACAAATAA
- a CDS encoding GTP pyrophosphokinase family protein, whose product MAIGEWKTFLIPYDQAVEELKVKFKSIRKEYRRKNEYSPIEFVTGRVKEISSILEKANKFNIPLDRIRYEIEDIAGIRIMCQFVDDIEKVVQIVRNRKDMNIMYEKDYIDNVKESGYRSYHVIIKYPVNMAGGEMEILAEFQIRTLAMNFWATIEHSLNYKYKQDIPDHIKLKLKNAADAAFQLDEQMLEIKDEIKDAQKLFEVKSNLISDIMNNILTLSSMGKLVEATRYQGQLNKLIEEGEVFELVNLLRATEKLLKIYKQ is encoded by the coding sequence ATGGCTATAGGGGAATGGAAAACATTCTTAATACCATATGACCAAGCTGTAGAAGAATTGAAAGTAAAATTTAAAAGTATACGAAAAGAATATAGAAGAAAAAATGAATATTCGCCAATAGAATTTGTTACAGGTAGGGTGAAAGAGATATCTAGTATATTAGAGAAAGCTAATAAATTTAATATACCGCTTGATAGGATTAGATATGAAATAGAAGATATAGCGGGCATAAGAATCATGTGTCAGTTTGTAGATGATATAGAGAAAGTAGTTCAAATAGTGAGGAATAGAAAAGATATGAATATAATGTATGAAAAAGATTATATAGATAATGTAAAAGAAAGCGGTTATAGAAGCTATCATGTAATAATTAAGTATCCCGTTAATATGGCAGGGGGTGAAATGGAAATATTAGCCGAATTCCAGATAAGAACACTTGCTATGAATTTTTGGGCCACCATAGAACATTCTTTAAATTATAAATATAAACAAGATATACCAGATCACATTAAATTGAAACTTAAAAATGCCGCAGATGCTGCATTTCAGCTGGATGAACAGATGCTTGAAATTAAAGATGAAATAAAAGATGCCCAAAAATTATTTGAAGTAAAATCAAATTTAATCTCTGATATAATGAATAACATATTGACTTTGTCATCTATGGGCAAGCTAGTTGAAGCAACCCGGTATCAAGGGCAGTTAAATAAATTAATTGAAGAGGGAGAAGTATTTGAGTTGGTAAATCTGTTAAGAGCTACAGAAAAACTACTTAAAATTTATAAACAATAG
- a CDS encoding metallophosphoesterase yields MALFAISDLHLDITGNKPMNIFGHNWIDHDKKIKKNWIDKITCEDTILVAGDISWSMNIKSGFGDLEWIHNLPGRKIMVKGNHDYWWSSITKLNGLYRDMDFIQNNFFVYKDYAICGTRGWLCPGSENFSTHDDKIYNRELLRIKNSLNSAVKAGYDKFIVMIHYPPIGEKFMHSDFRCIFEKYSVEKVIYGHLHGESLSKSVKGFINGVEYIVTSADYIDFNPIRIM; encoded by the coding sequence GTGGCGTTATTTGCAATATCAGATTTACACTTGGATATAACTGGAAATAAACCAATGAATATCTTTGGACATAATTGGATTGATCATGATAAGAAAATAAAAAAAAATTGGATTGATAAAATAACCTGTGAGGATACAATACTTGTGGCAGGAGATATATCCTGGTCTATGAATATAAAATCAGGTTTTGGCGATTTAGAGTGGATTCATAACTTGCCTGGAAGAAAGATTATGGTAAAGGGCAATCATGATTATTGGTGGAGCAGCATTACTAAATTAAATGGTTTATATAGGGATATGGATTTTATACAAAATAATTTTTTTGTATATAAAGATTATGCCATATGTGGTACTAGAGGATGGCTTTGTCCAGGAAGTGAAAATTTTTCAACCCATGATGATAAAATATATAATAGAGAGCTTTTGAGAATAAAAAATTCTTTAAATTCCGCAGTGAAAGCTGGATATGACAAATTTATAGTGATGATTCACTATCCCCCTATAGGAGAAAAATTCATGCATTCTGATTTTAGGTGTATATTTGAAAAGTATAGTGTAGAAAAAGTTATATATGGACACCTTCATGGAGAATCTCTCTCAAAGTCAGTAAAAGGATTTATAAATGGAGTAGAATACATAGTAACTTCTGCAGATTATATAGATTTTAATCCAATAAGAATAATGTGA
- the leuS gene encoding leucine--tRNA ligase, with the protein MYSTKTDKKWQQKWDQTNIYTFDEKNLDKKLYTLEMFSYPSGSNLHAGHWFNYAPVDSWARMKRMQGYNVFQPMGFDAFGLPAENYAIKTGIHPKDSTEKNIDTMEKQLKSMGAMFNWENEVVTCRSDYYKWNQWLFLQLYKHGLAYRKNAPVNWCPSCNTVLANEQVKEGECERCGTEVTKKDLTQWFFKITDYTEELLRDLDNIDWPEKTKAMQRHWIGKSTGTDVTFKVLDSNIKFNVFTTRVDTLFGVTYVVISPENDLVDSVTKEEYKDQIEKYREAAKKQTDIERQSITREKTGVFTGSYAINPINGRKVPIWIGDYVLNTYGTGAVMAVPAHDERDFEFATKYKLPIERVIEGGSSLPYVEYGNMINSDKFNGLYTPEGKEAVTKELESIGLGSGKTNYRLRDWLVSRQRYWGTPIPIIYCKKCGTVPVPESDLPVELPYNVQFSPDGKSPLLKSEEFMNTTCPICGQSAKREADTLDTFVCSSWYYLRYADNKNTEKAFDKDKINKLLPVDMYVGGPEHACMHLLYARFITKALRDMGFLNFDEPFLSLRHQGLILGPDGQKMSKSKGNTISPDDCIQKYGSDVFRMYLMFGFDYAEGGAWNDDGIKSMSKFVDRIERIVGNIKELINSDGNFKNSMDTAEKELNYSRNYSIKSVSEDAGKFQFNTAIARIMEFTNSLYKYMQEDAKNISLLRDAILDFIKIIAPFAPHFAEEQWEVLGQKYSIFNEKWPEFDPKALVKDEVEIAIQINGKIKAKINIPTNLSDEEIKELSISNDHIKSLLEGKNIKKVIVVKGRLVNIVVKP; encoded by the coding sequence ATGTACAGTACTAAAACAGATAAAAAATGGCAACAGAAATGGGACCAAACAAATATTTATACCTTTGATGAAAAAAATTTAGATAAAAAATTATATACTTTAGAGATGTTCTCTTATCCTTCTGGCAGTAATCTTCATGCAGGTCATTGGTTCAACTATGCCCCTGTAGATTCCTGGGCCAGAATGAAAAGAATGCAAGGATATAATGTGTTCCAACCAATGGGATTTGATGCTTTTGGTCTTCCTGCTGAAAACTATGCTATAAAAACTGGAATCCATCCAAAAGATTCTACTGAAAAGAATATTGATACCATGGAAAAACAGCTTAAATCCATGGGAGCTATGTTCAATTGGGAAAACGAGGTAGTCACCTGTCGTTCTGATTACTATAAATGGAATCAATGGCTATTTCTTCAATTGTATAAACACGGTTTAGCCTATAGAAAAAATGCTCCTGTAAACTGGTGTCCCAGCTGTAATACAGTACTCGCCAATGAACAAGTAAAAGAAGGTGAATGTGAACGTTGTGGTACAGAAGTTACAAAAAAGGATTTAACACAATGGTTTTTTAAGATCACAGACTATACTGAAGAATTGCTTAGGGATCTTGACAATATAGATTGGCCTGAAAAAACAAAAGCTATGCAAAGACACTGGATAGGTAAATCCACAGGTACAGATGTAACTTTTAAAGTATTAGATTCCAATATAAAATTTAATGTATTTACCACTCGAGTGGATACCTTGTTTGGTGTTACCTATGTAGTTATATCCCCTGAAAATGATTTAGTGGATAGTGTTACTAAAGAAGAATATAAAGACCAAATTGAAAAATATAGAGAAGCTGCTAAAAAACAAACTGACATTGAAAGACAATCAATTACCAGAGAAAAAACAGGTGTATTTACGGGTTCCTACGCTATAAATCCTATAAACGGAAGAAAAGTACCTATATGGATAGGAGATTATGTGTTAAACACCTATGGTACAGGTGCTGTGATGGCAGTTCCTGCCCATGACGAAAGGGATTTTGAATTTGCCACAAAATATAAATTACCCATTGAAAGGGTTATAGAAGGGGGTTCTTCCCTACCCTATGTAGAATATGGTAATATGATAAATAGTGATAAATTTAATGGATTATATACTCCAGAAGGTAAAGAAGCTGTAACCAAGGAATTAGAAAGTATAGGATTGGGTTCTGGAAAAACAAATTATAGATTAAGGGATTGGCTTGTATCAAGACAAAGATACTGGGGAACACCTATACCTATAATATACTGTAAAAAATGTGGTACAGTGCCAGTACCAGAAAGTGATTTACCAGTTGAACTTCCTTATAACGTACAATTTTCTCCTGATGGAAAATCTCCTCTTCTAAAATCAGAAGAGTTTATGAATACTACATGCCCTATTTGCGGCCAGTCTGCCAAAAGAGAAGCTGATACATTAGATACCTTTGTGTGTTCTTCCTGGTATTATTTAAGATATGCTGATAATAAAAATACAGAAAAAGCCTTTGATAAAGATAAAATAAATAAACTCCTTCCTGTAGATATGTATGTAGGTGGTCCTGAACATGCATGTATGCACCTTTTATATGCCAGGTTTATTACTAAAGCACTTAGAGATATGGGGTTTTTAAATTTTGATGAACCTTTTCTATCTTTAAGACATCAAGGACTAATACTTGGACCTGATGGTCAAAAAATGAGCAAGTCAAAAGGCAACACCATATCTCCAGATGACTGTATACAAAAATATGGTTCAGATGTATTTAGAATGTACTTAATGTTCGGATTTGACTACGCTGAAGGTGGTGCCTGGAACGACGACGGTATTAAATCCATGAGTAAATTTGTAGATAGAATTGAAAGAATTGTAGGAAATATAAAAGAACTTATAAATAGTGATGGAAACTTTAAAAATTCAATGGATACTGCAGAAAAAGAATTGAATTATTCAAGGAATTATTCAATAAAATCCGTATCAGAAGATGCGGGCAAGTTTCAATTTAACACAGCTATTGCCAGAATTATGGAATTTACAAATTCACTTTATAAGTATATGCAGGAAGATGCTAAAAATATATCTCTTTTAAGAGATGCTATACTTGATTTTATAAAAATAATAGCTCCTTTTGCACCTCATTTTGCGGAAGAACAATGGGAGGTACTAGGACAAAAATATTCTATATTTAATGAAAAATGGCCTGAATTTGACCCTAAAGCTTTAGTAAAAGATGAGGTAGAAATAGCTATTCAAATAAACGGTAAAATCAAAGCCAAAATAAATATACCTACAAATTTAAGTGATGAGGAAATAAAAGAATTATCTATATCCAATGACCATATTAAATCTCTATTAGAGGGAAAAAACATAAAAAAGGTTATAGTAGTAAAAGGAAGGCTTGTAAATATAGTAGTTAAACCTTAA